CAAGCATCGGCGGCGACGAGATCCGACTCGACGACTGGAACGTCGATATCGCCATCACCGACGCCCAGAAGGCGCTGGCCGCGCCGCCGGGCGTCAGCGCGATGTACGTCCGCGACCGAGCGATCGAGGCGCTCGACGGCGAGTCCGCGCCCTTTTACGAGGACCTCGACTGGCATCTCCGCAAAGCCGAGAGCCACCAGACGCCCTTTACGAGCGCCGTCCCGCTGTTCCGCGCGCTCGCGGTCGCCGTCGAAGAGATCGAGGCAGAGGGGATGGAGAACCGCATCGCGCGCCATCACCGCCAGTCCGCCGCGTTCCGCGAAGGGTTCCGCGCGATGGGACTGGAGTCGTTCCCCAGCGCCGACGGCTCGACGCAGTTCTCGAACACGCTCACGGCAATCTCGCTCCCCGAGCAGATTCACGGCGACGATTCGAGTGCATTCTTCGACGCCGTCAAGGACCGCAACGTCAGCATCTCCGGCGGCCAAGCGCACCTCGGTGGCGAAATCTTCCGCGTGAGCAACATGGGTCACCTGACGAGCGAGCAGATTCTTCGCGGGATTCGAACCGTGGGCGAGGCGATGGACGAAGTCGGCGTCGACGTGGATATCGAAGCCGGCGTGGAGACGGCCGAGGAGCAGTTGGAGACGGCGACTGCGACGCCGTCGGACGACTGAGCGGCGTTCGTTCTCTGTTCCCGTTCGTTCGGTTCCTTTCTGCGAGAGTGTCGCGGAGGTATTCGACGAGGCGATTGCTCGACATAGGGATCGTCCGAAGTTCTTCTCGAACTATTTCTCTCCCGACAGCCTGCAGCATTTGCCGTAACTGACGGTTATATCCTTCTCAGAGAATATGCTTCTCATACATGACTCGCGGCTTCAGAACCCGGAGCCTCCACGCCGGGCACGCGCCGGACCCCTCGACAGGCGCGCGAGCGCCGCCTATCTACCAGACTACGTCGTACGTCTTCGACGACGCCGACCGCGCGGCCGACCTTTACGCGCTCGACGCGGAGGGCGACGTCTACTCGCGTATCTCCAATCCCACGGTACGAATCCTCGAACAGCGCCTCGCCGACCTCGAAGGCGGTACCGGCGCCGTCGCCACCGCCTCGGGGATGGCGGCGTTCGACAGCGCGACGAGTATTCTGGCCTCGGCGGGCGACAACGTTGTCGCCAGCGCCGACGCCTACGGCGGCACGAGCGCCTACCTCTCGAAGATGGCCAGTCGCCGGGGAATCGAGACCCGGACCGTCGAGACGCTGGATTACGACGCGTACGCCGAGGCCATCGACGAAAAGACAGCATATGTCCACGTCGAGACCATCGCCAACCCGTCGCTCGTCACGCCGGAGTTCGAGCGGGTCGCCAACATCGCCCACGACCACGGCGCGCCGCTGTTCGTCGACAACACCTTTGCGACGCCGGCGCTCTGTCGCCCACTCGAACACGGCGCGGACATCGTCTGGGAGTCGACGACGAAGTGGCTTCACGGCTCCGGCACCACGGTCGGTGGTATCCTCGTCGACGGAGGGTCGTTCCCGTGGGCCGACCACGCCGACAAATACCCGGAACTCGCGGGCGAGAACCCGGCGTTCGGCGTCGACTTCTCCGAGCGCTTCGGCGACCGGGCGTTCGCGACCGCGGCGCGTCAGCGCGCCGTCCGGAGCCTCGGCAACCAGCAGTCGCCGTTCGACGCGTGGCAGACGCTGCAGGGACTCGAAACTCTTCCCCTGCGAATGGACCGCCACTGCGAGAACGCCCGCATCGTCGCCGAGTACCTCGCCGACCACGACGACGTCGCGTGGGTGACGTATCCGGGTCTCGACTCTCACCCGACGCACGACAACGCCGCCCGGTATCTCGCCGACTTCGGCGGAATGGTCACCTTCGGTCTCGAAGGCGGCTACGAGGCGAGCAAGCGGTTCTGCGAGGAGACGGAACTCGCCTCCTTCCTCGCGAACATCGGCGACGCGAAGACGCTCGTCATCCACCCCGCCTCGACGACCCACGCCCAGTTGAGCGAGGACGAGCAACGCGCGGCGGGCGTCCGCCCCGACATGCTGCGCTTCTCGGTCGGCATCGAGGACCCAGAGGACAT
This genomic stretch from Haloprofundus salilacus harbors:
- a CDS encoding pyridoxal-phosphate-dependent aminotransferase family protein, producing MDEEFLLLNPGPVPVTDEVLESMAEPMVSHRSDEFEAVYERAQDGLDYVFTRSTLSGESTADDGTSLILNGTATMGMEAAIANLVGDGGEVVSLVNGKFGRRFARIADRYASVTRVEADWGDSISVDAVEQAVTDDTDVVTMVHNETSTGLLNPAQEVGEIAADHDALFVMDGVTSIGGDEIRLDDWNVDIAITDAQKALAAPPGVSAMYVRDRAIEALDGESAPFYEDLDWHLRKAESHQTPFTSAVPLFRALAVAVEEIEAEGMENRIARHHRQSAAFREGFRAMGLESFPSADGSTQFSNTLTAISLPEQIHGDDSSAFFDAVKDRNVSISGGQAHLGGEIFRVSNMGHLTSEQILRGIRTVGEAMDEVGVDVDIEAGVETAEEQLETATATPSDD
- a CDS encoding O-acetylhomoserine aminocarboxypropyltransferase/cysteine synthase family protein; amino-acid sequence: MTRGFRTRSLHAGHAPDPSTGARAPPIYQTTSYVFDDADRAADLYALDAEGDVYSRISNPTVRILEQRLADLEGGTGAVATASGMAAFDSATSILASAGDNVVASADAYGGTSAYLSKMASRRGIETRTVETLDYDAYAEAIDEKTAYVHVETIANPSLVTPEFERVANIAHDHGAPLFVDNTFATPALCRPLEHGADIVWESTTKWLHGSGTTVGGILVDGGSFPWADHADKYPELAGENPAFGVDFSERFGDRAFATAARQRAVRSLGNQQSPFDAWQTLQGLETLPLRMDRHCENARIVAEYLADHDDVAWVTYPGLDSHPTHDNAARYLADFGGMVTFGLEGGYEASKRFCEETELASFLANIGDAKTLVIHPASTTHAQLSEDEQRAAGVRPDMLRFSVGIEDPEDILADVERGIDRATRATGGT